A genome region from Hevea brasiliensis isolate MT/VB/25A 57/8 chromosome 9, ASM3005281v1, whole genome shotgun sequence includes the following:
- the LOC110663899 gene encoding thaumatin-like protein 1, producing MNMASSFPCISCSCTGFLSLILLFIFKGASAATFTLVNKCDYSVWPGILGSPKLDTTGFELPKGSSRSFHAPTGWSGRFWGRTGCNFDASGHGSCITADCGSSQLECNGNSATPPATLAEFTLGTGAQDFYDVSLVDGYNLQMVVDVNGGSGACASTGCVTDLNRKCPNELKVEGGAACRSACDAFGNPEYCCSGAYNTPSTCKPSTYSEMFKSACPKSYSYAFDDASSTFTCTGADYTITFCPNSPSLKSAGDSSPNATETEGGGAVGGASTESGPVQEAELESAWLASLATGDSTRSHSFSLVQFLFVLVTSFISFFGTIIFNCS from the exons ATGAACATGGCTTCATCATTCCCCTGTATTTCCTGTTCTTGCACTGGATTCCTCAGCCTGATTCTTCTCTTCATTTTCAAAG GTGCTTCAGCTGCTACATTCACACTAGTTAACAAATGCGATTACAGTGTCTGGCCCGGAATTCTTGGCAGCCCTAAACTAGACACTACAGGTTTTGAGCTCCCCAAGGGCAGCTCTCGCTCTTTTCATGCGCCGACAGGTTGGTCTGGTCGTTTCTGGGGTAGAACTGGCTGCAATTTTGACGCTTCCGGCCACGGCTCCTGCATCACAGCCGACTGCGGCTCCTCCCAACTCGAATGCAACGGCAACAGTGCTACTCCGCCTGCCACCTTAGCTGAATTCACTCTCGGCACCGGCGCACAAGATTTCTACGACGTTAGCCTCGTCGACGGCTATAACTTGCAAATGGTAGTTGATGTGAATGGAGGCTCTGGCGCTTGTGCGTCGACGGGATGCGTGACGGACCTTAACAGGAAATGCCCGAATGAGCTCAAAGTTGAAGGTGGAGCAGCTTGCCGGAGCGCTTGCGATGCGTTCGGGAACCCCGAGTACTGTTGCAGTGGCGCATATAATACACCATCAACCTGTAAACCTTCCACGTACTCAGAAATGTTCAAAAGCGCGTGTCCGAAATCATACAGCTACGCGTTCGATGATGCTTCCAGTACTTTTACGTGTACTGGTGCTGACTACACCATCACATTCTGCCCTAATTCGCCCAG TCTAAAATCTGCAGGAGATTCGTCACCAAATGCAACAGAGACGGAAGGAGGAGGAGCAGTAGGAGGAGCATCAACGGAGTCAGGGCCAGTACAAGAGGCAGAATTGGAAAGTGCATGGCTAGCAAGTTTGGCCACAGGAGATTCAACAAGAAGCCACTCCTTTTCACTTGTGCAATTTCTATTTGTTTTGGTCACATCTTTCATTTCATTCTTTGGTACAATAATATTCAACTGTAGCTAG
- the LOC110663904 gene encoding thaumatin-like protein 1, with the protein MKSTFFPITFLCLYIYIYIYIYIYMYSPFHSQPSVPNSSMAPTQLLVPLFLLSSLIMLSGAYSATFTFTNKCSYQVWPGILSNAGTPQLPTTGFALQPGESNTIPVPTSWSGRLWGRTLCTQDANTGKFTCLTGDCGSSTIQCSGNGAAPPATLAEFTLNGADGLDFYDVSLVDGYNLPMLIEPQGGTGGNCTMTGCGASLNNACPSELKVMDSENGESVACKSACDAFGDPQYCCSGAYANPNTCKASSYSEFFKNACPRAYSYAYDDGTSTFTCAGANYAITFCPSPSSTSLKSANGQYPEAVEVSAGTHRTSPYLIGGAITILAANWRLWQLFF; encoded by the exons ATGAAATCCACTTTCTTTCCCATAACCTTTTtatgcctatatatatatatatatatatatatatatatatatatgtattctcCTTTCCATTCCCAACCCTCCGTACCAAATTCTTCAATGGCTCCCACTCAGCTTCTCGTTCCTCTGTTCTTACTTAGCTCCCTTATCATGCTTTCAG GAGCATATTCGGCTACATTTACATTCACAAACAAGTGCAGCTACCAAGTTTGGCCAGGCATACTCTCAAACGCTGGCACCCCACAGCTTCCCACCACAGGCTTCGCTCTCCAACCAGGTGAATCAAACACCATCCCCGTGCCAACTTCCTGGTCTGGCCGTTTATGGGGTCGCACTCTCTGCACCCAAGATGCCAACACTGGCAAATTCACTTGCCTGACCGGTGACTGCGGCTCCTCTACTATCCAATGCTCCGGAAACGGCGCTGCCCCTCCTGCCACCCTAGCAGAATTCACACTTAATGGAGCTGACGGGCTGGACTTCTACGATGTCAGCCTTGTCGATGGATACAACCTGCCAATGCTAATAGAACCACAAGGGGGCACTGGAGGTAATTGTACGATGACCGGCTGCGGTGCGAGCTTGAACAATGCATGCCCGTCGGAGCTGAAGGTAATGGACAGTGAAAACGGGGAGAGCGTGGCGTGTAAGAGCGCGTGTGACGCTTTTGGGGACCCGCAATATTGCTGCAGTGGAGCATACGCGAACCCTAATACATGCAAGGCCAGCTCTTACTCGGAGTTCTTTAAAAATGCTTGTCCTCGAGCTTACAGCTATGCCTATGACGATGGAACCAGCACTTTTACTTGTGCAGGAGCAAACTACGCCATCACATTCTGTCCTTCTCCTTCTTCTACCAG TCTGAAGTCGGCAAATGGGCAGTATCCAGAAGCTGTGGAAGTCTCAGCCGGCACTCATAGGACGTCACCCTATCTGATTGGCGGTGCCATCACCATTTTGGCGGCAAATTGGAGATTGTGGCAGCTGTTCTTTTGA
- the LOC110663905 gene encoding cold shock protein 1 codes for MAQSMAEEQTAVRSTGRVVKFSDRKGFGFIKPDDGGEDLFVHHSAIKSDGYRSLVEDDVVEFTVSLSADKYQAINVTAPGGGAIQAPTKGGDGSSKRGGFSGSWNRRNNGYSGGSGSAGCYNCGSHGHIARDCNDRGGSDNNNSGCFKCGNSGHFARDCPRANNGGGSGSGNGACFSCGGYGHLARDCPGGGGTCYNCGGYGHLARDCTSAGGGGRFGSSGGGSTGGCFNCGKEGHFARDCPNNS; via the coding sequence ATGGCTCAATCAATGGCCGAGGAGCAGACGGCAGTGAGATCCACCGGTAGGGTCGTCAAGTTCAGTGATAGGAAGGGTTTTGGCTTCATCAAGCCCGATGATGGTGGCGAGGATCTCTTTGTCCATCACAGTGCTATCAAATCTGACGGTTACCGCTCTCTTGTTGAGGACGATGTGGTTGAATTCACTGTCTCTCTCTCTGCTGATAAATACCAAGCGATTAACGTCACTGCCCCTGGTGGAGGGGCCATTCAAGCCCCTACCAAGGGAGGGGATGGTTCCTCCAAACGCGGTGGATTTAGCGGTTCCTGGAACAGGAGGAATAACGGCTATAGTGGTGGTAGCGGGTCGGCAGGTTGTTACAACTGTGGGAGCCATGGTCATATCGCTAGGGATTGTAATGATCGAGGAGGCAGTGATAATAACAATAGTGGTTGTTTTAAGTGTGGCAATTCTGGGCATTTTGCCAGGGACTGTCCGCGAGCCAATAATGGTGGGGGGAGTGGCAGCGGCAACGGTGCTTGCTTTAGCTGCGGAGGTTATGGGCACTTGGCTAGGGATTGTCCTGGTGGTGGCGGGACCTGCTATAACTGTGGAGGTTATGGGCACTtggctagagattgtactagtgctGGGGGAGGTGGCAGGTTTGGTAGTAGCGGTGGTGGTAGCACTGGTGGATGCTTCAATTGTGGAAAGGAAgggcattttgctagggattgcccTAACAACTCTTGA